The Mobula birostris isolate sMobBir1 chromosome 1, sMobBir1.hap1, whole genome shotgun sequence genome contains a region encoding:
- the LOC140199455 gene encoding sal-like protein 3 isoform X2, translating into MLKVPGEGPDDADSGNESRSGSEETHICEKCCAEFFKWPDFMEHQKNCTKNPLVLIVNDEEAAHSEEFPEASPASSPSDQAESEAGEDNGPLEGNDCSEVKIAEQDEPMEVDASIDKGFQNQGSSSTATLLPQISESSSMTSYNMPNTNVTLETLQSTKVAVAQFSQDTRSNSPTSSHTIPTMAIPMILEQLVALQQQQLHQLQLIEQIRNQVAMMNPQPLHPPNPSAPSQGTPVSAASQHASFSEHPSNPLSGVISASSTVQAPSAHTSAFDGSQQIAQPASGASTPVLPSSVSPRLESTLPPTTSGITSSLTPSSSSSTNNTSSQLQYSTSSLAHGSLLSAASSMPNSLLPQNSSSGVIFPNPLVSIAATTNALDPLAALMKHRKGKPPNVSVFDPKTSSEDPFFKHKCRFCAKVFGSDSALQIHLRSHTGERPFKCNICGNRFSTKGNLKVHFQRHKEKYPHIQMNPYPVPEYLDNVPTSTGIPYGMSLPPEKPVTTWLDTKPVLSTIPTSVGLQLPPTLSNITSESPTVTPLSRSPQRPSPPSSECASLSPNMNKNDSSIPITAESPQSITGGSIVSMVQGVNVPASGFKAVEGCASGQSVSSAACSTTFTTCTESGVNSIPTTLPSPLLPIISDQFKAKFPFGGLLDSMQTSETSKLQQLVENIDKKMTDPNQCVICHRVLSCQSALKMHYRTHTGERPFKCKICGRAFTTKGNLKTHFGVHRAKPPLRVQHSCPICQKKFTNAVVLQQHIRMHMGGQIPNTPLPESLSDSLDRDLTCDEMNAELMSNYPDDELMDENSVDEEAELNIASTESSKQLLCSSGSSPNSPPSVISNIAALENQMKMIDCALGTQQRSQIVKSVENGSMESDRLTNDSSSAVGDLESQSAGSPALSECSSSMQALSPAPSNAGSQRSKSPGFGNHEEPHETPVKLEKVDSPSTHRENGGALDLTANNLTRPIIKEEAFSMLFPNQECGKLKSTVCSICGKPFACKSALEIHYRSHTKERPFLCTICNRGCSTMGNLKQHLLTHKMKELPSQLFEPNSTLGPTQSTPSLVTSTAPTVVKMEVNGHSKPISLGEGTQVPVGIQAPSAPQTAMSPGMTPILAPPPRRTPKQHNCPSCGKTFSSASALQIHERTHTGEKPFGCTICGRAFTTKGNLKVHMGTHMWNNSPARRGRRLSVENPMALLGGDAVKFSEMFQKDLAARAMNVDATFWNQYAAAITNGLAMKNNEISVIQNGGIPQLPVSLGASGIPALTSVASGMDRVRTGSSPPVASLEKQSTEGGASRPFARFIEDGKEIGIN; encoded by the exons ATGCTAAAAG TCCCAGGGGAAGGACCGGACGATGCTGATAGTGGGAATGAAAGTAGGAGTGGAAGTGAGGAAACGCACATCTGTGAGAAATGCTGTGCAGAGTTCTTCAAGTGGCCTGACTTCATGGAGCACCAGAAGAATTGCACAAAGAACCCGCTAGTCCTAATCGTCAACGACGAGGAGGCAGCACACTCAGAGGAATTCCCCGAGGCTTCCCCTGCCAGTAGCCCAAGTGATCAGGCAGAGAGTGAAGCTGGTGAGGACAATGGCCCGCTAGAGGGGAACGACTGCTCTGAGGTAAAGATTGCCGAGCAAGACGAGCCGATGGAGGTGGATGCATCCATCGACAAAGGGTTCCAGAATCAAGGGTCCTCCAGCACTGCTACTTTGCTACCTCAGATCTCAGAATCATCTTCCATGACCAGTTATAACATGCCAAACACTAATGTAACTTTAGAGACCTTGCAGAGCACAAAGGTGGCAGTAGCACAGTTTTCCCAGGACACCAGATCTAACAGCCCCACTTCAAGTCATACCATACCCACCATGGCTATTCCTATGATCCTAGAGCAGTTGGTAGCTCTGCAGCAGCAACAGCTGCACCAGCTGCAACTCATCGAACAAATTCGCAACCAGGTGGCGATGATGAATCCGCAGCCGCTGCACCCACCAAACCCTTCTGCACCCTCCCAAGGTACTCCCGTATCTGCTGCTAGCCAGCATGCTTCCTTCAGCGAGCATCCTTCCAACCCCCTGTCAGGCGTTATCTCAGCTTCCAGCACAGTGCAGGCACCCAGCGCCCACACTTCGGCTTTTGACGGCTCCCAGCAGATCGCTCAGCCAGCCTCTGGGGCTAGCACTCCTGTTCTACCCAGTAGTGTGTCACCAAGACTAgaatccactttgcctccaaccacAAGTGGAATTACATCCTCCCTGACTCCAAGTTCCAGTTCAAGCACAAATAACACTTCCTCTCAGTTGCAGTATTCGACTTCATCACTTGCACATGGTAGTCTCCTCAGTGCAGCTTCCAGCATGCCTAACTCGCTGCTACCTCAGAATTCCTCAAGTGGTGTGATCTTTCCAAACCCCCTGGTCAGCATCGCTGCCACAACCAATGCTCTGGATCCACTGGCTGCCCTTATGAAACATCGCAAAGGGAAACCACCCAACGTCTCTGTGTTTGACCCTAAAACAAGTTCAGAAGATCCATTTTTCAAGCATAAGTGTAGGTTTTGTGCGAAGGTCTTCGGAAGTGACAGTGCGTTGCAGATTCACCTGCGGtctcacactggagagagaccattcaagTGTAATATTTGCGGAAATCGGTTTTCCACCAAAGGCAATCTCAAAGTACACTTCCAGAGGCACAAAGAAAAATACCCTCACATCCAGATGAATCCATATCCAGTTCCTGAATACCTAGATAATGTACCTACTAGCACTGGTATCCCATATGGAATGTCCTTACCACCTGAAAAACCAGTGACGACCTGGTTGGACACCAAGCCTGTGCTGTCAACCATACCAACATCAGTTGGATTACAGTTGCCTCCAACTCTGTCAAACATTACTAGTGAATCCCCAACGGTGACTCCATTAAGCAGGTCACCCCAAAGACCATCACCTCCATCAAGCGAATGTGCTTCCCTGTCACCAAATATGAACAAGAACGATTCCAGCATTCCGATAACCGCAGAGTCTCCGCAGTCAATCACTGGTGGTAGTATTGTTTCAATGGTCCAAGGTGTGAATGTACCTGCCTCTGGTTTCAAGGCGGTAGAAGGCTGTGCGTCTGGACAGTCGGTTTCATCAGCTGCGTGCTCCACCACATTCACTACATGCACAGAGAGTGGAGTGAACAGCATTCCCACGACCCTCCCCAGCCCTCTGCTCCCCATCATATCCGATCAGTTCAAGGCAAAGTTTCCCTTTGGTGGTCTGTTGGATTCTATGCAAACATCTGAGACCTCAAAGCTGCAGCAGTTGGTGGAGAACATTGACAAAAAGATGACAGACCCCAACCAGTGCGTTATCTGTCACCGTGTTCTCAGTTGTCAGAGTGCTCTGAAGATGCACTACCGCACGCACACGGGTGAGAGGCCATTTAAATGCAAGATCTGTGGGCGGGCTTTTACCACCAAGGGGAACTTAAAGACACACTTTGGCGTTCACCGTGCAAAGCCTCCCCTTCGAGTACAGCACTCTTGCCCCATTTGCCAGAAGAAATTCACAAATGCCGTGGTTTTACAGCAGCATATTCGTATGCACATGGGTGGCCAGATCCCCAACACTCCATTGCCAGAAAGCTTATCTGACAGCCTGGACAGAGACTTAACCTGTGATGAAATGAATGCAGAACTAATGAGCAACTACCCGGACGATGAACTGATGGATGAAAATTCAGTGGACGAGGAGGCGGAATTAAACATTGCCTCAACGGAGTCTTCAAAACAGTTGTTGTGCTCTTCCGGCTCCTCGCCCAACTCACCGCCTTCAGTGATATCCAACATCGCCGCACTAGAGAATCAGATGAAGATGATAGATTGTGCTCTAGGCACCCAGCAGCGATCGCAGATTGTGAAATCTGTTGAAAACGGATCCATGGAGAGCGATCGCTTAACGAATGACTCTTCCTCTGCTGTGGGTGATCTGGAAAGTCAAAGTGCTGGTAGCCCTGCCCTGTCGGAATGCTCTTCCTCGATGCAGGCATTGTCACCCGCGCCCAGTAACGCTGGGAGTCAAAGATCAAAGTCACCAGGCTTTGGCAACCACGAGGAGCCGCATGAGACTCCggtgaaattagaaaaagtggACAGTCCATCAACTCATCGGGAGAATGGAGGAGCACTTGATCTGACAGCCAACAACCTGACCCGGCCGATCATCAAAGAAGAGGCTTTTAGTATGCTGTTCCCCAACCAAGAATGTGGTAAGTTGAAAAGTACTGTTTGTAGTATCTGTGGGAAACCTTTTGCTTGTAAAAGTGCGTTGGAAATTCACTACCGCAGCCATACTAAAGAGCGTCCATTCCTTTGCACAATCTGCAATCGTGGTTGCTCCACTATGGGTAATTTAAAACAGCACTTACTGACTCACAAGATGAAAGAACTTCCTTCTCAGTTATTTGAACCCAACTCCACTCTAGGTCCCACCCAAAGTACTCCTAGCCTGGTCACCAGCACTGCACCAACCGTGGTCAAAATGGAAGTCAATGGTCACAGCAAGCCGATCTCCCTAGGTGAAGGCACGCAGGTTCCAGTTGGTATACAGGCTCCATCTGCACCACAGACAGCTATGAGTCCAGGTATGACACCCATTCTGGCACCGCCACCTCGTCGGACTCCCAAGCAGCATAACTGTCCGTCGTGTGGGAAGACCTTTTCTTCTGCAAGTGCTCTTCAGATCCATGAGCGCACTCACACTGGCGAAAAGCCTTTTGGCTgcacaatctgtggcagagccTTTACAACAAAAGGGAATCTTAAG GTTCACATGGGAACCCATATGTGGAATAACTCTCCAGCAAGACGAGGACGTCGTTTGTCAGTAGAGAATCCAATGGCGTTGCTAGGCGGTGATGCTGTGAAGTTCTCAGAGATGTTTCAAAAGGACTTGGCAGCTCGGGCAATGAATGTTGACGCAACATTCTGGAACCAATACGCTGCTGCCATCACAAATGGTCTAGCCATGAAAAATAACGAAATTTCTGTTATACAGAATGGAGGCATCCCTCAGCTCCCTGTTAGCCTGGGTGCCAGCGGTATCCCAGCTTTAACTAGTGTGGCCAGCGGAATGGACAGGGTTCGTACGGGGAGCAGCCCACCTGTTGCTAGTCTGGAGAAACAAAGCACAGAAGGAGGTGCAAGTCGCCCATTTGCTAGATTTATTGAAGATGGCAAAGAAATTGGCATTAACTAA
- the LOC140199455 gene encoding sal-like protein 3 isoform X4: MSRRKQAKPQHLKSDEEAVPIVSQNFPGEGPDDADSGNESRSGSEETHICEKCCAEFFKWPDFMEHQKNCTKNPLVLIVNDEEAAHSEEFPEASPASSPSDQAESEAGEDNGPLEGNDCSEVKIAEQDEPMEVDASIDKGFQNQGSSSTATLLPQISESSSMTSYNMPNTNVTLETLQSTKVAVAQFSQDTRSNSPTSSHTIPTMAIPMILEQLVALQQQQLHQLQLIEQIRNQVAMMNPQPLHPPNPSAPSQGTPVSAASQHASFSEHPSNPLSGVISASSTVQAPSAHTSAFDGSQQIAQPASGASTPVLPSSVSPRLESTLPPTTSGITSSLTPSSSSSTNNTSSQLQYSTSSLAHGSLLSAASSMPNSLLPQNSSSGVIFPNPLVSIAATTNALDPLAALMKHRKGKPPNVSVFDPKTSSEDPFFKHKCRFCAKVFGSDSALQIHLRSHTGERPFKCNICGNRFSTKGNLKVHFQRHKEKYPHIQMNPYPVPEYLDNVPTSTGIPYGMSLPPEKPVTTWLDTKPVLSTIPTSVGLQLPPTLSNITSESPTVTPLSRSPQRPSPPSSECASLSPNMNKNDSSIPITAESPQSITGGSIVSMVQGVNVPASGFKAVEGCASGQSVSSAACSTTFTTCTESGVNSIPTTLPSPLLPIISDQFKAKFPFGGLLDSMQTSETSKLQQLVENIDKKMTDPNQCVICHRVLSCQSALKMHYRTHTGERPFKCKICGRAFTTKGNLKTHFGVHRAKPPLRVQHSCPICQKKFTNAVVLQQHIRMHMGGQIPNTPLPESLSDSLDRDLTCDEMNAELMSNYPDDELMDENSVDEEAELNIASTESSKQLLCSSGSSPNSPPSVISNIAALENQMKMIDCALGTQQRSQIVKSVENGSMESDRLTNDSSSAVGDLESQSAGSPALSECSSSMQALSPAPSNAGSQRSKSPGFGNHEEPHETPVKLEKVDSPSTHRENGGALDLTANNLTRPIIKEEAFSMLFPNQECGPTQSTPSLVTSTAPTVVKMEVNGHSKPISLGEGTQVPVGIQAPSAPQTAMSPGMTPILAPPPRRTPKQHNCPSCGKTFSSASALQIHERTHTGEKPFGCTICGRAFTTKGNLKVHMGTHMWNNSPARRGRRLSVENPMALLGGDAVKFSEMFQKDLAARAMNVDATFWNQYAAAITNGLAMKNNEISVIQNGGIPQLPVSLGASGIPALTSVASGMDRVRTGSSPPVASLEKQSTEGGASRPFARFIEDGKEIGIN, translated from the exons TCCCAGGGGAAGGACCGGACGATGCTGATAGTGGGAATGAAAGTAGGAGTGGAAGTGAGGAAACGCACATCTGTGAGAAATGCTGTGCAGAGTTCTTCAAGTGGCCTGACTTCATGGAGCACCAGAAGAATTGCACAAAGAACCCGCTAGTCCTAATCGTCAACGACGAGGAGGCAGCACACTCAGAGGAATTCCCCGAGGCTTCCCCTGCCAGTAGCCCAAGTGATCAGGCAGAGAGTGAAGCTGGTGAGGACAATGGCCCGCTAGAGGGGAACGACTGCTCTGAGGTAAAGATTGCCGAGCAAGACGAGCCGATGGAGGTGGATGCATCCATCGACAAAGGGTTCCAGAATCAAGGGTCCTCCAGCACTGCTACTTTGCTACCTCAGATCTCAGAATCATCTTCCATGACCAGTTATAACATGCCAAACACTAATGTAACTTTAGAGACCTTGCAGAGCACAAAGGTGGCAGTAGCACAGTTTTCCCAGGACACCAGATCTAACAGCCCCACTTCAAGTCATACCATACCCACCATGGCTATTCCTATGATCCTAGAGCAGTTGGTAGCTCTGCAGCAGCAACAGCTGCACCAGCTGCAACTCATCGAACAAATTCGCAACCAGGTGGCGATGATGAATCCGCAGCCGCTGCACCCACCAAACCCTTCTGCACCCTCCCAAGGTACTCCCGTATCTGCTGCTAGCCAGCATGCTTCCTTCAGCGAGCATCCTTCCAACCCCCTGTCAGGCGTTATCTCAGCTTCCAGCACAGTGCAGGCACCCAGCGCCCACACTTCGGCTTTTGACGGCTCCCAGCAGATCGCTCAGCCAGCCTCTGGGGCTAGCACTCCTGTTCTACCCAGTAGTGTGTCACCAAGACTAgaatccactttgcctccaaccacAAGTGGAATTACATCCTCCCTGACTCCAAGTTCCAGTTCAAGCACAAATAACACTTCCTCTCAGTTGCAGTATTCGACTTCATCACTTGCACATGGTAGTCTCCTCAGTGCAGCTTCCAGCATGCCTAACTCGCTGCTACCTCAGAATTCCTCAAGTGGTGTGATCTTTCCAAACCCCCTGGTCAGCATCGCTGCCACAACCAATGCTCTGGATCCACTGGCTGCCCTTATGAAACATCGCAAAGGGAAACCACCCAACGTCTCTGTGTTTGACCCTAAAACAAGTTCAGAAGATCCATTTTTCAAGCATAAGTGTAGGTTTTGTGCGAAGGTCTTCGGAAGTGACAGTGCGTTGCAGATTCACCTGCGGtctcacactggagagagaccattcaagTGTAATATTTGCGGAAATCGGTTTTCCACCAAAGGCAATCTCAAAGTACACTTCCAGAGGCACAAAGAAAAATACCCTCACATCCAGATGAATCCATATCCAGTTCCTGAATACCTAGATAATGTACCTACTAGCACTGGTATCCCATATGGAATGTCCTTACCACCTGAAAAACCAGTGACGACCTGGTTGGACACCAAGCCTGTGCTGTCAACCATACCAACATCAGTTGGATTACAGTTGCCTCCAACTCTGTCAAACATTACTAGTGAATCCCCAACGGTGACTCCATTAAGCAGGTCACCCCAAAGACCATCACCTCCATCAAGCGAATGTGCTTCCCTGTCACCAAATATGAACAAGAACGATTCCAGCATTCCGATAACCGCAGAGTCTCCGCAGTCAATCACTGGTGGTAGTATTGTTTCAATGGTCCAAGGTGTGAATGTACCTGCCTCTGGTTTCAAGGCGGTAGAAGGCTGTGCGTCTGGACAGTCGGTTTCATCAGCTGCGTGCTCCACCACATTCACTACATGCACAGAGAGTGGAGTGAACAGCATTCCCACGACCCTCCCCAGCCCTCTGCTCCCCATCATATCCGATCAGTTCAAGGCAAAGTTTCCCTTTGGTGGTCTGTTGGATTCTATGCAAACATCTGAGACCTCAAAGCTGCAGCAGTTGGTGGAGAACATTGACAAAAAGATGACAGACCCCAACCAGTGCGTTATCTGTCACCGTGTTCTCAGTTGTCAGAGTGCTCTGAAGATGCACTACCGCACGCACACGGGTGAGAGGCCATTTAAATGCAAGATCTGTGGGCGGGCTTTTACCACCAAGGGGAACTTAAAGACACACTTTGGCGTTCACCGTGCAAAGCCTCCCCTTCGAGTACAGCACTCTTGCCCCATTTGCCAGAAGAAATTCACAAATGCCGTGGTTTTACAGCAGCATATTCGTATGCACATGGGTGGCCAGATCCCCAACACTCCATTGCCAGAAAGCTTATCTGACAGCCTGGACAGAGACTTAACCTGTGATGAAATGAATGCAGAACTAATGAGCAACTACCCGGACGATGAACTGATGGATGAAAATTCAGTGGACGAGGAGGCGGAATTAAACATTGCCTCAACGGAGTCTTCAAAACAGTTGTTGTGCTCTTCCGGCTCCTCGCCCAACTCACCGCCTTCAGTGATATCCAACATCGCCGCACTAGAGAATCAGATGAAGATGATAGATTGTGCTCTAGGCACCCAGCAGCGATCGCAGATTGTGAAATCTGTTGAAAACGGATCCATGGAGAGCGATCGCTTAACGAATGACTCTTCCTCTGCTGTGGGTGATCTGGAAAGTCAAAGTGCTGGTAGCCCTGCCCTGTCGGAATGCTCTTCCTCGATGCAGGCATTGTCACCCGCGCCCAGTAACGCTGGGAGTCAAAGATCAAAGTCACCAGGCTTTGGCAACCACGAGGAGCCGCATGAGACTCCggtgaaattagaaaaagtggACAGTCCATCAACTCATCGGGAGAATGGAGGAGCACTTGATCTGACAGCCAACAACCTGACCCGGCCGATCATCAAAGAAGAGGCTTTTAGTATGCTGTTCCCCAACCAAGAATGTG GTCCCACCCAAAGTACTCCTAGCCTGGTCACCAGCACTGCACCAACCGTGGTCAAAATGGAAGTCAATGGTCACAGCAAGCCGATCTCCCTAGGTGAAGGCACGCAGGTTCCAGTTGGTATACAGGCTCCATCTGCACCACAGACAGCTATGAGTCCAGGTATGACACCCATTCTGGCACCGCCACCTCGTCGGACTCCCAAGCAGCATAACTGTCCGTCGTGTGGGAAGACCTTTTCTTCTGCAAGTGCTCTTCAGATCCATGAGCGCACTCACACTGGCGAAAAGCCTTTTGGCTgcacaatctgtggcagagccTTTACAACAAAAGGGAATCTTAAG GTTCACATGGGAACCCATATGTGGAATAACTCTCCAGCAAGACGAGGACGTCGTTTGTCAGTAGAGAATCCAATGGCGTTGCTAGGCGGTGATGCTGTGAAGTTCTCAGAGATGTTTCAAAAGGACTTGGCAGCTCGGGCAATGAATGTTGACGCAACATTCTGGAACCAATACGCTGCTGCCATCACAAATGGTCTAGCCATGAAAAATAACGAAATTTCTGTTATACAGAATGGAGGCATCCCTCAGCTCCCTGTTAGCCTGGGTGCCAGCGGTATCCCAGCTTTAACTAGTGTGGCCAGCGGAATGGACAGGGTTCGTACGGGGAGCAGCCCACCTGTTGCTAGTCTGGAGAAACAAAGCACAGAAGGAGGTGCAAGTCGCCCATTTGCTAGATTTATTGAAGATGGCAAAGAAATTGGCATTAACTAA